A segment of the Gemmatimonadota bacterium genome:
AAAAGGTGTAGGAAAAGAGCACGAGATAGACAAATTGTCCCAGGCCGATTTCGACAAATGCCAGGCGCGTGCCCAGGACCAGCCTCATGTACGAAATGACGAGGACAATGGAGACCGCCGAAGATAGGACAAAGGCATAGTGGATGATCAGGTGGTCAACCAGATAAGCCAGTAGCAGGTGAAAACTAAAGAAGGCAGCACCGATGAAGAAATAGTGCATCGGGTGCAGGTCGAGGCCGCGCACTATGGAAAAGATAAAGAGCAAAAAGAAAAAAAGAAAGAGGGAGATGGGGGCGGCGGCAACGACTTTGCCGACCCAGGGTCCGGGATTGAGACGGGCCGGGAGGATCATTCCCAGGTCAATGCCGGTGAGGAGATGATTGTATTTCCACGTCAGGGTCCAGGCGTCGCCATCGCGGGTCCTCGAGGTGGGAGACATGCTATCTGGGGGAAAGTCAATGGCAGCGAAGTCCGTATGCATCGCCAGTTCAAAGTCCGATACCTGATTGACGTGGTCCCCAAAACTGTATCGCCATTGGTCCAGGCCCTGGGAGTGATAGGAGAGATCAATGGAGAGTTCCTGCCCGGGTGATAGTTCGATGGGTTGGATTAAATGACCGTTGCGGATTGGGAGTTCGGCAATGGATTGACCGTCAACGGTTAAAGTGAAGTCGTCGTACACTGCGTGCGGGGCGGGTAGTTCCAGGTCGAAGGACAGGTGCCGGTTCTGGTCGGTGGGGTTGATCAGGGTGTAAGAGGCTGCGAATTGCACCTGATAGGTGGAATACCACAGCAAGCCTTTGCGCCGGTGTTCCAGAGATAGGTCAACTTCAATGCGACTGGCTTTCAGGTTCAGGAAGTGTTTCTCATCTACTGTGCGTGAGACAGACTCGCCGTCGATAGTTTCGATATGGGTGACGCGTTCCAGCCAGTAGATTTGCGGTGCTCGCTGGGTCTGCGCCGTGCCCCAGAGTTGCCCAACAGCACTTTTGAGCTTGTCGTCCTGTTCCTCTGTGCGTATGTGGACGGTGGCACTCAGAATAATCCAGCCTACTGCGATGCAGAAAAAGATGATGCCAATGGCGATGATGCGTTTGACCATGAAATTCTCCTTTGTGTGGTGTCTGTAACTGTCTTCTGTCTGTGCTGTTTATACACGCCATTGGTCAGAGCGTTCTTTCAGATTGCATTTTTTTAGTATGATAAATTCCTTTATAGTGCTCGTCCGATTGCGATGCCGATCCAGCACCCCGCGATGCAGAGGGTGACACTTAAGAGGATGTTCAGCAATGCGAGTGCAGGGTGGTTCGTTTCCAGCAGGTGCAGGGTTTCGATGGAAAAGGTCGAAAAAGTGGTGAATGCCCCCAGGAGGCCTATTAGCAGACCATCGCGCCAGGGCATGTCCATATATTCAGACAGGCATACGTAAAGGAGCCCCATGAGGATCGATCCGGTGACGTTGACCGTGAGCGTGCCATAGGGAAAGCCGCGTCCGAACAGGATG
Coding sequences within it:
- a CDS encoding cell envelope integrity protein CreD; this encodes MVKRIIAIGIIFFCIAVGWIILSATVHIRTEEQDDKLKSAVGQLWGTAQTQRAPQIYWLERVTHIETIDGESVSRTVDEKHFLNLKASRIEVDLSLEHRRKGLLWYSTYQVQFAASYTLINPTDQNRHLSFDLELPAPHAVYDDFTLTVDGQSIAELPIRNGHLIQPIELSPGQELSIDLSYHSQGLDQWRYSFGDHVNQVSDFELAMHTDFAAIDFPPDSMSPTSRTRDGDAWTLTWKYNHLLTGIDLGMILPARLNPGPWVGKVVAAAPISLFLFFFLLFIFSIVRGLDLHPMHYFFIGAAFFSFHLLLAYLVDHLIIHYAFVLSSAVSIVLVISYMRLVLGTRLAFVEIGLGQFVYLVLFSYTFFFPGYTGLAVTFLCIATLFAVMQFTGRIDWDTVFNKESSQ
- the crcB gene encoding fluoride efflux transporter CrcB, yielding MAQLLFIAGGGALGALLRYGMSMSIHILFGRGFPYGTLTVNVTGSILMGLLYVCLSEYMDMPWRDGLLIGLLGAFTTFSTFSIETLHLLETNHPALALLNILLSVTLCIAGCWIGIAIGRAL